The Funiculus sociatus GB2-C1 genome includes a region encoding these proteins:
- a CDS encoding pentapeptide repeat-containing protein codes for MTDETSVQELQVLIQRIVEAQTDNLDQLATIAGLNLTEDFAEADLRGADLRGGNLRGADLRGTDLKGAALWGADLRGTDLRGTDLRGADLRGTDLKYASLRGSNLRGANLRGADLGDANLSDANVGGADLSDANLSSADLRGSDLSDANLGSADLSDAKLRGANLGSADLSNARLRGANLIRAYLGGANLIRADLIRAYLSGADLSGADLRSAYLSGSNLKGIDLSGADLGGASMIRANLALADLMRADLSLANLSSSNLSGVNLSLADLIRTDLSLANLSGTNLSGANLNGANLSGANLSGANLSGTDLRGTELRGAKVENAQFATNMGISREMKVDLIRRGAVFGDAPGDRAGVLTPY; via the coding sequence ATGACTGATGAAACATCTGTTCAGGAACTTCAAGTCCTGATCCAGCGTATTGTAGAAGCACAAACCGACAATCTCGATCAACTGGCGACAATTGCTGGTCTAAATCTTACTGAAGATTTTGCTGAGGCAGACCTGAGAGGTGCCGACTTGCGGGGTGGTAATCTCAGGGGTGCCGACTTGCGGGGAACTGACCTAAAGGGTGCTGCTCTTTGGGGTGCCGACTTGCGGGGAACCGATTTGCGGGGAACCGATTTGCGGGGTGCCGACCTGAGAGGAACTGACCTGAAGTATGCAAGTCTTAGGGGTTCCAATCTCAGGGGTGCTAATCTCAGGGGTGCGGATCTGGGCGATGCGAACCTGAGTGATGCCAACGTGGGGGGTGCGGATCTCAGTGATGCTAATTTGAGTAGTGCTGACCTGAGAGGAAGTGACCTGAGCGATGCTAATTTGGGTAGTGCGGATCTCAGCGATGCTAAACTCAGGGGCGCTAATTTGGGCAGCGCTGACCTGAGCAATGCCAGACTCAGGGGTGCTAACCTAATCCGTGCCTACTTGGGCGGTGCGAACCTGATCCGTGCTGACTTAATTCGTGCCTATCTGAGTGGTGCTGACTTGAGTGGTGCTGACCTGAGAAGTGCTTACTTAAGCGGTAGCAATCTCAAGGGTATCGATTTAAGCGGTGCTGACCTGGGGGGTGCCAGTATGATTCGTGCAAATCTGGCTCTTGCTGATTTGATGCGTGCTGACTTGAGTCTTGCCAACCTGAGCAGTTCTAACTTGAGCGGTGTCAATCTGAGTCTGGCTGACTTGATCCGTACTGACTTAAGTCTTGCCAACCTGAGCGGTACTAATTTGAGCGGTGCTAACTTGAACGGTGCTAATTTGAGCGGTGCTAATTTGAGCGGTGCTAATTTGAGCGGTACTGATTTGAGGGGGACTGAGTTGAGGGGTGCGAAGGTAGAAAATGCTCAGTTCGCAACGAATATGGGAATTTCGAGGGAGATGAAAGTTGATTTGATCAGGCGAGGAGCAGTCTTTGGGGATGCTCCAGGCGATCGCGCTGGAGTTTTGACTCCTTATTAA
- a CDS encoding efflux RND transporter periplasmic adaptor subunit — protein sequence MQLPLIGKVKNPSRWIIGLLASGILVASTTYFVMGRSSPQLDIQTLTVPVKSQSLKVRIAANGTVVPLQSVNLSPKTSGTLAKLYVEQGDKVQPGQKIAQMENRELQAQLSQALANLKQAEARLAEAQAGSRPEEIVQAKARLSQAKARLQQAENGSRPEEIAQAQARLQQARSRLADAQNGRSTEIDQAKAQVEAAKARENLAQKRVKRYQFLADQGAVATDQLDEALTEYRNATANVNEAQRRLEQRTNSTSQGIEQQQAALTEAQQALKQLQSGTRSEEVSQRQADVAEAQSALRQLENGTRPEEIAQLKAAADAARASMQAVQVQLSDTVIVAPFAGIVTQKYAQEGAFVTPTTSASSTASATSSSIVALARDSEILAKVPEVDVGQIKQGQAVEIVADAYPDQVFKGKVRLIAPEAVVEQNVTSFQVRVALETGKEQLRSGMNVDLTFVGEAVNNALVVPTVAIVTEKGKTGVLIPSENNEPKFQEVTIGSTIENQTQILEGIKQGDRVFIDLPKDRKPKEE from the coding sequence ATGCAACTTCCCCTAATTGGAAAAGTCAAGAATCCTTCTCGCTGGATAATCGGGCTGCTAGCATCAGGCATCCTGGTAGCTAGTACGACTTATTTCGTTATGGGTCGGAGTTCGCCCCAACTAGATATCCAGACACTAACCGTACCTGTAAAATCGCAAAGCCTGAAAGTACGGATCGCCGCCAATGGAACCGTTGTGCCGCTGCAAAGCGTCAACCTCAGCCCGAAAACATCTGGGACTCTGGCGAAATTGTACGTCGAGCAAGGGGACAAAGTGCAGCCGGGGCAAAAGATTGCCCAGATGGAGAATAGAGAGCTTCAGGCGCAACTATCACAAGCACTCGCTAATCTTAAACAAGCGGAAGCCCGTCTAGCAGAGGCTCAAGCTGGTAGTCGTCCTGAAGAAATTGTTCAGGCAAAAGCAAGACTGTCTCAGGCGAAAGCTCGTTTGCAGCAAGCTGAAAATGGCTCTCGTCCAGAGGAAATCGCCCAAGCGCAAGCCAGATTGCAGCAAGCGCGATCGCGTCTAGCAGATGCTCAGAATGGTCGTTCTACAGAAATTGATCAAGCCAAGGCTCAAGTCGAAGCCGCCAAAGCGCGAGAAAATTTGGCGCAAAAACGGGTGAAACGCTATCAATTCTTAGCCGATCAGGGAGCAGTGGCTACAGACCAGTTGGATGAAGCTTTGACAGAATACCGCAACGCCACCGCCAACGTTAATGAAGCCCAAAGACGACTTGAGCAACGGACAAACAGCACCAGCCAAGGAATTGAGCAGCAACAAGCTGCCTTAACAGAGGCGCAGCAAGCCTTAAAACAGCTGCAAAGCGGCACCCGTTCCGAAGAAGTTTCCCAGCGTCAAGCTGATGTGGCAGAAGCACAATCAGCCTTGCGTCAGTTAGAAAATGGAACGCGACCAGAGGAAATTGCCCAGCTTAAAGCCGCTGCTGATGCTGCTAGAGCTTCGATGCAGGCGGTGCAAGTCCAGCTATCTGATACGGTGATAGTTGCTCCGTTCGCTGGCATTGTGACGCAGAAATATGCCCAAGAAGGAGCTTTCGTTACCCCCACAACTTCTGCTTCCAGTACTGCTTCTGCTACTTCGAGTTCAATTGTTGCCCTTGCTAGAGATTCAGAAATTCTCGCTAAAGTCCCAGAGGTGGATGTTGGACAAATTAAACAGGGACAAGCTGTAGAAATTGTGGCGGATGCCTATCCTGACCAAGTATTTAAAGGTAAGGTGCGCTTGATTGCTCCAGAAGCGGTGGTTGAGCAAAATGTCACCTCTTTTCAGGTGCGGGTAGCGCTAGAAACTGGTAAGGAGCAACTGCGTTCGGGAATGAATGTGGATCTGACGTTTGTCGGCGAAGCGGTGAATAATGCTTTGGTGGTGCCTACGGTGGCGATTGTGACGGAAAAAGGTAAGACGGGCGTACTGATACCCAGTGAGAATAATGAACCGAAGTTTCAAGAAGTAACAATAGGTTCAACTATTGAAAACCAAACGCAGATTTTGGAAGGGATAAAACAAGGCGATCGCGTGTTTATTGACTTACCTAAAGATAGAAAACCGAAGGAGGAATAA
- a CDS encoding GTP-binding protein codes for MELMRLIVTGTVGAGKSTLVRSVSEIEVVDTDRQTTDKTSVKEKTTIALDFGRLNFGPDMAVHLYGTPGHARFDFMWDLLIQRAHAYILLVAADRPGDFRQARQLLAFMEQRVQIPVVIGLTHTDCPGAWSKKDVAIALGYANKIKRPPIVIVNPAEKASVVKALITLVNQFNSKKSAAFSQKRDKAA; via the coding sequence ATGGAATTAATGCGCTTGATTGTGACAGGGACTGTGGGTGCAGGGAAATCCACCTTAGTACGTTCGGTCAGTGAAATAGAAGTGGTAGACACCGATCGCCAAACCACAGATAAAACATCAGTTAAAGAAAAAACTACAATTGCCCTCGACTTTGGAAGGCTAAACTTTGGCCCTGACATGGCGGTGCATCTGTATGGCACCCCTGGCCATGCGAGATTTGATTTTATGTGGGATCTCTTGATTCAGAGAGCGCACGCTTATATTTTGCTAGTAGCTGCTGATAGACCAGGCGATTTCCGCCAAGCTCGTCAGCTTTTGGCTTTCATGGAGCAGCGGGTGCAAATCCCGGTAGTAATTGGTCTAACCCATACAGACTGCCCCGGAGCTTGGTCTAAGAAGGATGTAGCGATCGCTCTGGGATACGCCAATAAGATAAAACGTCCTCCCATCGTCATTGTAAATCCAGCCGAAAAAGCTTCTGTAGTTAAAGCTTTGATTACTTTGGTAAATCAGTTCAATTCCAAAAAATCAGCAGCTTTCTCCCAGAAAAGAGACAAAGCGGCTTGA
- a CDS encoding roadblock/LC7 domain-containing protein: MAINTAKLESILQNFVSATSDVQGAALVSPDGLPLASSLPGEMDEERVSAMSATMLSLGERIGTELSRGILDRIYVEGSNGFGILTSCGSEAVLLVLASRSAKQGVLMLEIKRLTAELKMALL; the protein is encoded by the coding sequence ATGGCAATTAATACCGCTAAGCTTGAAAGCATTCTCCAAAATTTTGTCAGTGCTACCAGTGACGTTCAAGGTGCCGCACTTGTCTCTCCCGACGGTCTACCCCTAGCTTCCAGCTTACCGGGTGAGATGGACGAAGAACGAGTTTCTGCCATGTCCGCTACTATGCTGTCTTTAGGCGAACGCATTGGCACTGAGTTATCCAGAGGTATCCTCGACCGCATTTATGTAGAAGGCAGCAATGGCTTTGGTATTCTCACCAGCTGTGGCTCTGAGGCGGTCTTACTGGTCTTGGCGAGTAGGTCTGCTAAACAGGGGGTATTAATGCTTGAAATTAAGCGTCTGACGGCTGAACTAAAGATGGCTTTGCTTTAA
- a CDS encoding orange carotenoid protein N-terminal domain-containing protein codes for MIPDENTIKTQALSDETQKVVQAFEALNTDDKLAWFYYVYKKMGDSITPAAPQGTDPELAPKLLGDYLQLDDDKQLAIMREIVERKDTEYSRAYGALKENNQLMVWYTWSQEMGNTVVDMPADYQASQPINDLMGQIEGLDFEGQISMFRTIASDMGYTDVKPIASQAETGKTASL; via the coding sequence ATGATCCCAGACGAAAACACCATAAAAACTCAAGCTCTTTCAGATGAAACACAAAAAGTGGTTCAGGCTTTTGAAGCGTTGAACACCGACGATAAATTAGCTTGGTTTTATTATGTTTATAAAAAGATGGGAGACTCTATCACCCCAGCGGCTCCACAAGGAACAGATCCTGAACTGGCTCCCAAGCTGTTAGGAGACTATTTGCAATTGGATGATGATAAGCAACTGGCGATCATGCGAGAAATTGTTGAGCGCAAAGATACAGAATATTCTCGCGCCTATGGAGCATTGAAAGAAAATAATCAGTTAATGGTTTGGTACACTTGGTCGCAGGAAATGGGTAATACCGTGGTAGATATGCCTGCTGACTACCAAGCAAGCCAACCTATTAACGATTTGATGGGACAAATTGAAGGGCTGGACTTCGAGGGGCAAATTTCGATGTTCCGTACCATCGCAAGTGATATGGGCTATACCGATGTGAAACCCATTGCTTCTCAGGCGGAAACTGGCAAGACTGCAAGTTTGTAA
- a CDS encoding phosphomannose isomerase type II C-terminal cupin domain, protein MPLPEDTSTTRIRPWGKVTVLEEGPRYRINRIELNPGHHISTQMHYHRSEHWIVVSGTAKVICDGKETTLVQKQSTYVPMSTPHRVENPGVIPLLMIEVQNGEYLGEDDITRFPEDPES, encoded by the coding sequence ATGCCTTTGCCGGAAGACACTTCTACGACACGGATACGACCTTGGGGGAAAGTTACAGTTTTAGAAGAAGGGCCGCGCTACCGAATTAATCGTATTGAACTCAACCCAGGTCATCATATTAGTACCCAAATGCACTATCACCGCAGCGAACACTGGATCGTTGTGTCTGGCACTGCCAAAGTGATATGTGATGGTAAGGAGACTACCTTAGTTCAAAAACAGTCAACTTACGTACCTATGTCTACACCTCACAGGGTAGAAAATCCTGGGGTAATTCCTCTACTGATGATTGAAGTCCAAAATGGGGAATATCTGGGAGAAGATGACATCACTCGATTCCCAGAAGATCCGGAAAGCTAG
- a CDS encoding tetratricopeptide repeat protein yields the protein MPKRIPLFSLLVVLGLWSVQPAFGQALIPYTLQLDAKELEQQGLNLAQDAAQLARFQQYDLALPRAQLATRLAPQSYQTWFLLGSLYLQAKEVDKAINALQQARTLKPDDAGILFAIGSGHFQQAKYQEAVTALQSGLKIKPDVPEALFDLGNAYYRMQRYQEAIAQYQKAVAKEKKFWPAINNIGLVMYEMGNVEGALSQWRSAVAIDKDAAEPQLAIAVALYAKGDREKAVLLGETAIRLDNRYADVDFLKENLWGDRLISETQKFLQIPRIQETIAQSEPPSEQPQAAPE from the coding sequence GTGCCTAAGCGTATTCCTTTATTTTCTCTTCTCGTTGTCCTGGGTTTATGGAGTGTACAACCCGCCTTCGGGCAGGCACTCATACCTTATACGCTGCAACTGGATGCAAAAGAACTAGAGCAGCAGGGGTTGAACCTGGCACAAGATGCGGCTCAGTTGGCGCGATTCCAGCAATACGATCTGGCGCTGCCAAGGGCGCAGCTGGCAACTCGGCTGGCTCCCCAAAGTTATCAAACCTGGTTTCTGCTGGGCAGTTTGTACTTGCAAGCAAAGGAAGTAGATAAGGCAATTAATGCCTTGCAACAAGCTAGAACCCTGAAACCCGATGATGCCGGAATTCTATTTGCTATAGGAAGCGGGCATTTTCAGCAGGCAAAGTATCAGGAAGCTGTTACAGCTTTGCAATCGGGGTTGAAGATCAAACCCGATGTACCAGAGGCTTTGTTTGATTTGGGCAATGCCTACTACAGAATGCAACGGTACCAAGAAGCGATCGCGCAATACCAAAAAGCAGTCGCTAAAGAAAAGAAATTCTGGCCTGCGATTAACAATATTGGGCTGGTAATGTACGAAATGGGCAATGTGGAGGGGGCGCTAAGTCAGTGGCGTTCGGCAGTTGCCATTGACAAAGATGCCGCAGAACCCCAGTTAGCTATAGCAGTAGCGCTGTATGCCAAAGGCGACAGGGAAAAAGCTGTGCTTTTGGGAGAGACTGCTATTCGCTTAGACAATCGCTACGCCGATGTGGATTTTCTCAAAGAGAATCTTTGGGGCGATCGCTTGATCTCAGAAACTCAAAAGTTCCTGCAAATCCCCCGGATACAAGAAACCATCGCCCAAAGCGAACCTCCATCGGAACAACCGCAAGCTGCACCAGAATAA
- a CDS encoding ABC transporter ATP-binding protein, with protein sequence MQDIYGSDSSLSPQSSVLSPSKKPIIQLEDITKVYGIGDTEVRALAGVSLIVEEGEYCSIMGASGSGKSTAMNIIGCLDQPTDGYYYLDNVNVSQLGDSELAKIRNRKIGFVFQQFHLLPQLSALENVMLPMVYAGIPNGERRQRATEALTRVGLQHRLNNKPNQLSGGQQQRVAIARAIVNNPVLLLADEPTGALDSKTTEEVMNIFTELNSSGITVVMVTHEPEVARLTKRIVWFRDGEVLHSHLKPEDIGQVAVS encoded by the coding sequence ATGCAAGATATATACGGTTCTGATTCCTCACTCAGTCCTCAGTCTTCAGTCCTCAGCCCTTCAAAAAAACCAATTATTCAACTTGAGGATATTACCAAAGTCTACGGCATCGGTGACACAGAAGTTCGCGCCCTTGCTGGTGTTAGCTTAATCGTGGAAGAGGGCGAGTATTGCTCAATTATGGGCGCATCTGGTTCGGGCAAGTCCACAGCTATGAATATTATCGGCTGTCTCGACCAACCAACCGACGGATATTATTATTTAGATAACGTGAATGTGTCTCAACTGGGAGACTCGGAATTAGCTAAAATTCGCAATCGTAAAATTGGATTTGTGTTCCAACAATTCCATCTTTTGCCTCAACTTTCGGCGTTAGAAAATGTCATGTTGCCGATGGTTTATGCTGGTATACCTAATGGCGAAAGAAGGCAAAGGGCAACAGAAGCTTTAACTCGCGTGGGTTTGCAGCATCGCCTGAATAATAAACCAAATCAACTTTCTGGGGGACAACAGCAGCGGGTAGCGATCGCGCGTGCCATTGTCAACAATCCCGTCTTACTGCTTGCCGACGAACCCACGGGCGCTCTCGACTCCAAAACCACTGAAGAAGTGATGAACATCTTCACCGAACTGAATTCCAGCGGTATCACTGTTGTGATGGTGACTCACGAACCAGAAGTAGCACGTCTCACTAAACGCATCGTCTGGTTCCGCGATGGAGAAGTTTTACACTCTCATCTGAAGCCAGAAGATATTGGTCAGGTAGCTGTTTCTTGA
- a CDS encoding ABC transporter permease — protein sequence MDILESVKMAATTLVANKLRSSLTMLGIMIGNASVIAMVGIGQGAQRLASEQFEALGPNVLFVVPGSQATRNTTLEVPKTLVLEDARAIATQVPSVKEVAPQINTRQLVTYRNKNTNATILGTTSDYLSVRSFDVETGRFITEQDIKRSNQVVMLGPELAKKLFDNQNPIGEQLRIKNLSFQVVGIMKPKGSALGDNPDETVYVPITTVANRIVGRTSPYGLEITAISLSAKDEDSTGAAKFQVENLLRLRHKINGEDDFTVRSQKDLLTIVNTITSGLTLMLAAIAAISLFVGGIGVMNIMLVSVTERTQEIGLRKAIGAQEQDILIQFIIEAVILSAAGGLFGTMLGVGGISLVSAFSPLKASISPVAVIVAVSVSGGIGLFFGVVPARRAAKLDPIVALRSA from the coding sequence ATGGACATTCTCGAAAGCGTCAAAATGGCAGCCACAACGCTAGTGGCAAACAAACTGCGTAGTAGTCTCACCATGTTGGGCATTATGATTGGTAATGCCTCAGTTATTGCGATGGTAGGGATTGGGCAGGGAGCGCAAAGGCTGGCATCAGAACAATTTGAGGCACTTGGGCCAAACGTGCTGTTTGTGGTTCCCGGTTCTCAGGCAACTCGAAATACTACGTTAGAGGTGCCGAAAACCCTGGTACTGGAAGATGCGAGAGCGATCGCTACCCAAGTGCCTTCTGTTAAAGAAGTCGCTCCCCAAATTAATACCAGACAATTAGTTACCTACCGCAACAAAAATACTAACGCCACCATTCTTGGCACAACTTCCGATTATCTCTCAGTGAGAAGCTTTGATGTCGAAACCGGACGATTTATCACCGAGCAAGATATCAAGCGGAGTAACCAAGTTGTGATGCTGGGGCCTGAGTTGGCAAAAAAACTGTTTGATAACCAAAATCCCATTGGCGAACAACTGCGGATAAAAAATCTCAGCTTTCAGGTTGTTGGCATTATGAAACCTAAAGGCTCAGCGTTGGGAGATAATCCCGATGAAACCGTTTATGTGCCAATTACCACCGTAGCTAACCGCATCGTCGGACGGACATCACCTTATGGTTTGGAAATAACCGCCATTTCTCTTTCCGCCAAAGATGAAGATAGCACAGGGGCAGCTAAATTTCAGGTGGAAAATTTGCTGCGGTTACGGCACAAAATCAACGGAGAGGATGACTTTACCGTCAGAAGCCAAAAAGACTTGTTAACAATCGTCAATACGATTACCAGCGGATTGACACTGATGTTAGCAGCGATCGCAGCCATCTCCCTCTTTGTCGGCGGCATTGGCGTAATGAATATTATGCTTGTCTCCGTCACCGAACGCACCCAGGAAATCGGACTCCGCAAGGCTATCGGCGCACAAGAGCAAGATATCCTGATTCAATTTATCATCGAGGCAGTGATTCTCTCAGCAGCTGGTGGCTTATTCGGTACTATGCTGGGTGTCGGGGGAATTTCGCTTGTCAGCGCCTTTTCTCCTTTGAAAGCCAGCATTTCACCTGTAGCTGTTATCGTTGCTGTCAGTGTTTCCGGTGGGATCGGTTTATTTTTTGGTGTCGTCCCCGCACGACGAGCAGCTAAACTCGATCCAATTGTAGCTTTGCGAAGCGCTTAA
- a CDS encoding Nif11-like leader peptide family natural product precursor has protein sequence MSKESASQLLEAATRNADLRKQFQAVANPDEFVKVASELGYPLTTDELKEVVKEHSEGVTLRRQTGIWPWLRSVRWI, from the coding sequence ATGTCCAAAGAAAGTGCCAGCCAATTATTGGAAGCTGCTACCCGCAATGCAGATTTACGCAAACAGTTCCAAGCCGTAGCCAATCCAGATGAGTTCGTAAAAGTTGCTAGCGAATTGGGTTATCCCTTAACCACGGATGAACTCAAGGAAGTTGTTAAAGAACATAGTGAAGGTGTCACATTGAGAAGACAAACAGGCATTTGGCCTTGGCTGCGAAGCGTTCGCTGGATTTAG
- a CDS encoding GTP-binding protein has product MEIMRLVVTGTFGAGKSTFVRSVSEIEVVDTDRQVTDETGDLKEKTTVALDFGRLNFGSDMVLHLYGTPGQARFDFMWDLLIRRSHAYILLVDAHRPSDFRAARRLLAFMKARVQIPMLIGLTHMDCPGAWQEEDVAIALGYINHKDRPPMVSVDATQKSSVIQALLILLQHLIYDSAVR; this is encoded by the coding sequence ATGGAAATCATGCGCTTGGTTGTGACAGGAACGTTCGGGGCGGGAAAGTCAACCTTCGTTCGTAGTGTGAGTGAAATTGAAGTGGTAGACACTGATCGTCAAGTCACCGATGAAACAGGCGATCTCAAAGAAAAAACGACGGTTGCTTTAGATTTTGGTCGGCTGAACTTTGGTTCTGATATGGTTTTGCACCTTTATGGTACGCCTGGTCAGGCAAGATTTGATTTTATGTGGGATTTGTTAATTCGCAGATCCCATGCTTACATCCTGCTGGTAGACGCTCATCGTCCTAGCGATTTTCGGGCGGCTCGTCGGCTTCTAGCTTTCATGAAAGCGCGGGTGCAAATCCCCATGCTGATTGGTTTAACTCATATGGACTGTCCCGGAGCTTGGCAAGAGGAGGATGTAGCGATCGCTCTGGGATACATTAATCACAAAGATCGACCGCCTATGGTGTCTGTGGATGCAACCCAAAAAAGTTCGGTAATTCAGGCTTTGTTGATTCTGCTCCAGCACTTAATTTACGACTCGGCTGTTCGATAA
- a CDS encoding DUF4388 domain-containing protein, with the protein MAVTGYLAEFSLPELFQFLDQGHKTGLLTINGLSVDRNRNSQSHYIWVHEGRIVAAAASLDQKGLLSMISQRGWLSDRVVSRLAQVFSNKTPMGLCLKSHGLLEAEQLKVLFKSQVLRRVCALFQLQDGQFEFQTKVPLPLAEMTGLSVPATEATLMSLRALRDWTALKDKLPAPTSGLTSVITGQPRFRLDALEWQVWEFAKGTVSLEAIAQQLRLPVEKVQQAAFRLSVLSLAEEVPLIAPSPAQFKDNSVVAVPQLIQESVSKGSVSQSFLQNLVSFLRSKV; encoded by the coding sequence ATGGCGGTTACTGGTTATTTAGCAGAATTTTCCTTGCCTGAACTTTTTCAGTTCCTCGATCAAGGACACAAGACGGGATTGTTGACGATTAATGGTTTAAGTGTAGATCGGAACCGAAATTCGCAATCCCACTATATCTGGGTGCATGAAGGGCGCATTGTAGCGGCTGCTGCAAGCCTGGATCAAAAAGGTTTACTCTCAATGATTTCCCAGCGGGGTTGGTTGAGCGATCGCGTTGTCTCCCGACTCGCTCAGGTTTTCTCGAATAAAACACCGATGGGGCTATGCCTGAAATCTCACGGACTTCTGGAAGCAGAACAACTGAAAGTGCTGTTCAAAAGCCAGGTATTGCGGCGAGTGTGTGCATTGTTCCAGCTACAGGATGGTCAGTTTGAATTTCAAACCAAAGTTCCTTTGCCCTTAGCAGAAATGACAGGTTTGAGCGTACCAGCAACAGAAGCAACCCTGATGAGTTTGCGGGCGCTACGAGACTGGACGGCGCTTAAAGATAAACTACCTGCCCCTACTTCTGGCTTGACAAGCGTAATTACAGGACAACCGCGCTTCCGGCTAGATGCCCTTGAGTGGCAAGTATGGGAGTTTGCCAAAGGGACTGTTTCCCTAGAAGCGATCGCGCAGCAACTCCGGCTACCTGTGGAGAAAGTGCAGCAAGCTGCCTTTCGCTTAAGCGTCCTCAGCCTAGCAGAAGAAGTGCCGCTGATTGCCCCATCTCCCGCACAGTTCAAGGATAATTCCGTAGTAGCTGTACCACAACTAATACAGGAGTCTGTCAGCAAGGGAAGCGTCAGTCAGTCGTTTCTGCAAAATTTGGTGAGTTTCCTACGCAGTAAAGTTTAA